Genomic window (Lutra lutra chromosome 17, mLutLut1.2, whole genome shotgun sequence):
GGAGACGGGAAGCGGGTGGTGGGGAAGCCGAACCCACCCGAGGGATGGCTGCAGGGGAGAGCACTCTGGGAAGAGGTGAGATGTGGGGTCTGGAAGCTTACCAGGGGCCCCCCGATCTGGCACATGCAGCTATGTACACAGACAGCCACACGTCATCTGCATCCTGGCTCTGGTATGCAGGACCCCTGCCTATGGCCTCCTGCACACTGACTCGGAGACACTCCTAGACACACGCAGGAGGGTGTGCACACCTGTGTAACCAGGCACGGCAGTAGGTGGGGCCAGGTTGGCCACGGctgagtgtgcacacacagaggAGCACACGTGCAGATCTGGGGCTGATGACTCACACACACTCAGATGCACACGTGCATACTCGTGGCCATGTGACCTCAGGTCTCTGTGTGCTTTCCCACCTGTCTCAGTGTGCATGCCACGCTTGCCCTTGTGCGTGCATGGCTTCCTACAAGCACGGTTGTGGACATGCATCTGCCCAGACAGGCTCAGCCCACACCCAGACCCCTGAGCCCGGGCGCGCCCTGTCTCCATGCAGGTGGTGAGTACTTCAGTGACGAGCAGATGCGGTTCCGGGCCCCACTGCTGTATGAGCAGTACATTGGGCAGTACCTAACCCAGGAGGAGCTCAGTGCCCGCGCCCCGGCCCACCAGCCGCCCAAGCCAGGCGCCCTCGGCACCCCTGCCTGCCCGCTCTCTGACCTCCTGCTCCAGTCCTACCAGGAGCGGGAGCTGCAGCAGCGGCTGCTccagcagcaggaggaagaggaggcctgcctggaggaggaggaagaggaggaggacagtgaTGAGGAAGGTGAGGGCCGGTACCAGGGggctcccagcctgggcccctgACCTGTAAGAGCAGACCTCAcatccctcccctgcctgccctgaGTGCCCAGGCTCTTCCCAGTCCTTCCAGCATCTCTGTCCCCCACTCCTCAAAGGCATGCAGCAGTTGCTTCCTGCAGGCCCCTGCTCATGCCATTCTCTCTGCCAAGAATGCCTTCCCTTCGCCGCCCTCCAGGTATCAGCTCCTGACCCTGTTCTCCAACTTCCAGAGCACTGTATTGTCATTGCGTGTTTGGCATGTGGCCCAGAGGGCAGGACCAGGGTTGTCTTGGTCACCACTGTGTTCGCAGTGCCACCAGCACAGAGGAGGCAGCTCTCTGTGGCCGTGCGTTCAGCCCCTCCCCGAGTGTACCACTCACACCTACCCACCCCCCCGACCCCACTGTGGTGTCCGCCCCTACAGACCAGAGCCCCAGCAAAGACTCGGAGTCCTGGGTACCCGACTCAGAAGAGAGGCTGATCCTGCGGGAAGAGTTCACCAGCCGGATGCACCAGCGCTTCCTAGACGGCAAGGACGGGGACTTTGACTACAGGTGACCccggccctgcccctccccgcccccagcccagcaCCCCACGGCCTTCGGCCCAGCTCAGATGGCATAAGGGTCTCAGAAGAACCCAAGATGAGTGTGTGTCCTTGGACTAGCTTTGTCCATCTCTGAGTATCCGTCCCCTCATCCGAAGAAGGGACTGAGCAGAGCTGATGGTCAgcgctcaaaaaaaaaaactgacatatTTCTGTTTGGGTGAGTGGTGGTGGCCTGGTAGGATGCCACCGCGGCAAGCCCTCCAGGTTTCCCCAGGCACGCCAGCTTCTTCCTCACGCCCCCACACCTCCTCCATGCAATAGGTAACCGCTGGCAGGGTTGATGCCATCACGGAGGGGTCTGTGGTGGCCGCGCAGCAGTCTGCTTGCTGTCCCCATCGTGACCTCGGGGCGAGACACAGCCGCTGCTCTGGGAAGGCAAGGACACAGAAGAATGAAGTATCAGAATCAGAGATAAAAGGCCGAGGCAGTCTGGCCTGGAAGGTGTGCAAGCCGAGGGCCTGGCTTCAGACCCAGCCCCAGTAACACACGAACAAACCAACCCTCACCAGTTGAGTGGGGGGCACCACCGGCCTGAGCTAGGACCACCCGGCTCCGGAGGCGAGTCTGGCTATCCACCTTCCAGCTGGCTTTGCACCTTTCAAAGCAGGGTGCAGAGTCCCTGGGCCATGGGGAGCCCCCAGAAAGCCAGGTGCCCATGAGGAAATTGGGCCTAGCGTGAGGATTAGGGTTGCAGAGGGACCAAAGCCCATCCCCCCTGGAGGACAGCCGCTGGGCAGCGGGGCCAGTGGGTCCCTCCTCTGTATTCAACCACCATGTGCCGGGCACCTGCTGTGTCCAGACTCTGGGGACAAAGCAGTGACCAAAGCCAATGAAAGGGTTCCTTGCCCTGACGGGAGTCCCACTCTAATGAGGAAGCAAAAGAAGTATGTATCATCTGGTGCTACAGGCCATAAAATTAAGGCAGGGTCtaggggtggggaggttgggaCGAGGTGGCCAGGAAAGGCTCTTGAGCAGGTGACGTCTCAGCAAAGACATGCAGAgtgtgggggggcggggcggacAGCATGAATATCTGGGCTCAGAGTGTTCCCAGTAGGGGGAACACCAGTTGCAAGTGTCCTCCTGACAGTTTAGGATCACTTGTCACCTCAAGGCAGACACTTCTCGGCACTGCTGACGTTTCGGGCCCGATCGTTCTTCATGTGGAGCGTTGGCCTATGCGTGGTAGTAGAGGCATCCCTGGTGTCGAGCCACTCAGTGCCAGTAGAAGACCCCACTTGAGAAACCCAAAACATCTCTAGTTGCCCCCACATGTCCCCTGAGGGCCAGGATCTTCCTGTTTGAGAACCACTCTTTGGGGAATGAGGGTCCTCCCATCCCCACATCTTCCAGCTTTTTGAGAGAAACCATAAGTTTTTGTGTAAAATCTCTGCTTTGGAAAATGTTGCCCTTTGTCTGAAGCCCTGAGAGGTTCCATGCCTGGCCCTCTccgccgggggggggggcagctcccACTGACAGCTGCCAGCATGTGGCCTTTGACCTGGGGAGCCCCAGCTCCTCTGAAGGGTGAGAAGCAGCGAGGCCGGGCCCACAGAGCCAGCCCctgacagccccctccccctgcagcacCGTGGACGACAACCCCGACTTCGACAACCTGGACATCGTGGCGCGGGATGAGGAGGAGAGGTACTTTGACGAGGAGGAGCCCGAGGATGCGCCCAGCCCAGAGCTGGATGGGGACTGATGGCTGTGGCCACCCACCCCGCCCGTGACTCCGTCTAGGGGACAGCCTTGCTGGCTCTGGTGCCATCCCCGCCgactccctgccccctctgcGTGCGGGGTTCCCTATCTTGCCCCCCGCCCAGCTCCACCTCGGTCTCTCGCTGCCTCTGGCTCGCTCGCTTTTTCTCCCCGCGCTTCTGTCTCTTGCTTCTCtgcatccctctccctctctctgcacctcaccgtctttcctctctgcctttctccatccccttccctgtccctgtgCCTTTGTCCCCATGACAGGGCCCAGGCTGAACACCTCCCCTTGGCTGAGGCCAGCAGGCCCTTTGTAGCTGGTGCCCACCAAGTGGACATCAGTGCCCAAGGGGGTCCAGGTGAGCCCCTGGCTTCACTCTGGCCTCTGCCCGTTTCTCCCGCTCTGTGCTGGCGCAGCTCATGCCTCCTTGCTCCCCGTTCATTCCTATCTCCTTCAGCCCTCCTCCAGGCCTCTGGTTTTTCCCACCTGTCCGCTCCCATCCCGGCCTCCGTGCTGCCTCTGgccctctgtctgcccctcagcctttctttttctggtttctttgtcatccccccaccccaccggcCTTGCTGCCAATGCCGAGGAAGGCGGCCTCGCTGGGCTGGCTACCAGCTGTCACCTCTCCCTCAGGACCCAGACTTGGGAGGGGGGCGCAGGGGCAGCACCAGGGCCATGGGCCTGCTGGCTTGGGTGTGGCGGGAGGGGGCATGGAAACGGGGGCTCTCCCCTCTCAGCCCCACCAGCCCCTCTCTTTCCCCAGCCGCAACgttgcttccttcccttcttccgcctccttctccctctctcgttTACACTCCCCAAATACGTACAGGCTGTTATCATGGGTCCTGAGTCATCCCACACACAGCCTGCCCCAGCGTCCCTGCCCCCCAGCTGGCCACAGGGCCCGCCCCACAGAGCCCCCTGCCGCTCCAGGCTAATGGGAGCCAGATGGCCTCCGGGTGACTCAGCCACTGGCCTGTGGGAACCCAGGCGTCCCGCCTTCCCATGCCCCCACACCCGGCTCCTGCTCCCCTAGTAGACAAGCATACGGAGAAGGGCTCAGCTGCTTGGGGAGGGCTGTGGGCCGCGGGTCAGAGAGTGGGGCCTGGAGACCCCTCACTCCTGGGAGACACAATGATGGCACCCCACCATAGCCAAGCCTGAAGGATCCTCAAAACCACTTCCTCAGGCACACGGCCCAGAGTAAGAGGGAGATCCTGGGGCCACTGCTTTTGACCCCTGGgcctcagctctgccctctgGGTCAGACAGGACtagagccagacacagaaagtgAGAACTGGCCTGGAGGCTGAGGGACATTTCACACCGAGAGACTGTTCAATATGGGAGCTTCCGGTTCCTGAGCAGTCTTGTCCTTTGCTGGGCCTGGTGCCACACGGAATCCTCCAGACAACCCAGAGAAGTGGGGACTTGCCTCCACTCCGTAGGTGAGTCAGGGGAGGCCAGAAGGGAGACGTGAGTTGCTCCAAGCCGCACAGCCAGTGAAAATAAAACCCAGGTCTAGAACCTCACAGGTCCTACAGACCGTCCTCCTGGGCTGCATGTCAGCCATCAGGTCAGGGCTACCCGGAGCAGACAGATGCACGGACTTCCTCAGGAAGACCGAGCAAAAGGCGGCTGTCAAGGGTGATACCAGCAACTAAGCTCCAGGGGAGCCTCTCCCTGCACATGGGCTTGGAACCGTGTCGGGGGCATGGAAGTCGGCGCCTGGACCAGAACCATCGCTCCTGTGCAGCTTGTGCCGCCCGCACTGCTTCCCTGGCTCCCGGGGAAGCCCAGGACCGTGCCCTCAGAGAGCCGGGGGATGAACGGTGTTCGCCCCGGGTCTGTGCGCGCCCCCGCAGGCCCGGAGAGCTCTTCCAAGGCAGGGATCCCCCCTGCATGCTGTGCGCCACTCTCGTCGGGCTGCCACTGGGTCATCAGTGTTGTTTGTGATATACTTTGCGGGACGTAGATTTGTTACATAATAAAGTGATGAGAGACAGCAGCAGCTGAGTCAGAATTAGGGTTAGTCAGATGGCGGAGACAGGAGCCTCTGCGCGGAGACAGAGGTGGGGCCAGTCGAGAGGGACTGCGGGAGACACACCCCTGACACAGCCCCCGCGGCTGCGACCTGGAGGTGCCCTGGAGTGGCGTGGGGGGGTGCCTGGCCCAAGGCGGGTCAGGGCTGACGGAGAGGCTGAGTCAGGGAGGGAGGGCCCGCTGGGGGAGAGCCCCTACGTGGGCATCCGGCCCCCACCCCGTCTCTCCTCCTGACCAGCCCTGCTGGCTGCCACCCGCACCCCATCTGACCCCCCTGCacctcctgtccctctccctctctccctcctctgctttgCCTCTTGTGCCTCTGTGCCGCTAGCTGCCTGAATCTTCCATCacttcccacctcccttctcagCCCTCCGCTCTTCCCCTGGCAGTCCTGCCCAGGAACTCAGCCACCCCTCTTGCTTGCCTCCTGCCCATC
Coding sequences:
- the CCDC97 gene encoding coiled-coil domain-containing protein 97 encodes the protein MEAVATAAAAREPDEDCTQPGSGHWGEPSWTLVPPKPQDKVEAAEGPPRAPDDDPPRPENAAVNAMLRAVAASRLPVCSQQQGEPDLTEREKVAILGQLYHEKPLVFLERFRTGLREEHLACFGHLRGDHRADFYCAEVARQGSTRPRTLRTRLRNRRYAALRELIQGGEYFSDEQMRFRAPLLYEQYIGQYLTQEELSARAPAHQPPKPGALGTPACPLSDLLLQSYQERELQQRLLQQQEEEEACLEEEEEEEDSDEEDQSPSKDSESWVPDSEERLILREEFTSRMHQRFLDGKDGDFDYSTVDDNPDFDNLDIVARDEEERYFDEEEPEDAPSPELDGD